A part of Desulfobulbaceae bacterium genomic DNA contains:
- a CDS encoding thiazole synthase, whose translation MLTIAGKSFTSRLFTGTGKFSSSQVMRQALDASESQMVTVALRRIDLNDPGDDIMKVLDRNKFFFLPNTSGARNAEEAIRLANLARASGGGNWLKLEVTPDPRTLLPDPIETFKATAALVKDGFVVLPYMNADPILALRLQEVGAAAVMPLGAPIGTNQGILTKDQVAIIIAQSQVPVVVDAGLGAPSHAALAMEMGADAVLVNTAIAVAGDPVKMAVAFAKAVIAGRLAFEAGLGAQSAEASASSPETGLDFLRS comes from the coding sequence ATGCTCACCATTGCAGGCAAGTCTTTTACCTCCCGTCTTTTTACCGGTACCGGGAAATTCTCATCATCACAGGTAATGCGTCAAGCCCTTGATGCCTCTGAAAGTCAGATGGTAACAGTTGCGTTGCGACGGATTGACCTTAATGACCCTGGCGATGACATCATGAAGGTTCTGGATCGGAATAAATTCTTTTTTCTACCCAATACATCAGGCGCCCGTAATGCCGAAGAGGCAATTCGCCTGGCCAATCTCGCCCGTGCCTCTGGCGGCGGTAATTGGCTCAAGCTGGAAGTCACCCCAGACCCGCGCACACTGCTGCCTGACCCAATTGAAACCTTCAAAGCCACAGCAGCCTTGGTAAAAGATGGTTTTGTCGTGCTTCCCTACATGAATGCCGATCCCATATTGGCCTTGCGCCTCCAGGAAGTTGGCGCCGCAGCAGTCATGCCCCTGGGAGCACCTATTGGCACAAACCAGGGCATTCTTACCAAAGACCAGGTTGCAATTATTATTGCCCAATCCCAAGTACCTGTTGTGGTTGATGCCGGGCTGGGGGCGCCATCACACGCCGCTCTTGCCATGGAAATGGGCGCGGATGCAGTCCTTGTCAACACCGCTATTGCCGTGGCCGGTGACCCGGTTAAAATGGCAGTGGCCTTTGCAAAGGCAGTTATTGCCGGACGTCTTGCCTTTGAAGCCGGATTAGGGGCACAATCAGCTGAGGCCTCTGCTTCATCGCCTGAAACAGGATTAGATTTTCTACGATCATGA